In the genome of bacterium, the window ATGATCGCAGTCATCGACATCATCTCTTCGCTGGATTCGGTCATCACCGCCGTGGGCATGGCCAACCATCTGCCGGTGATGATTCTAGCCATCGTCATCGCGGTGATGGTCATGATGCTGGCGAGTAAATCCATCAGCTGTTTCATCGACAAGCACCCAACTCTGAAGATGCTCGCCCTGAGCTTTCTCATCCTTGTCGGCGTGGCGCTGTTGGGCGAGGGCCTGGATCTGCATATCCCCAAGGGATACATCTATTTCGCCATGGCGTTCTCGGTGATGGTCGAAATGCTCAACCTGAAAGTCCGGGAACGGAATGTTCAGACGGTCAAGGCGCATACAAAGAACAACTGAAAGGAGACACTGATGAAAATCCAACTCGTGCTGCTCATGGTCGTTCCTGTCCTATTCGCCCTGCTTCAGCCGGCAGGCGCCGGCGATATCCCCAATGAATGCCGCATCGGCGGTTTTTACCTTGGCCCGCAGGCATACAGCTTCCGCCTCTACAGCTTTTTTGAGGCTGTGGACAAGGCCAAGGAA includes:
- a CDS encoding TerC family protein, whose translation is MIAVIDIISSLDSVITAVGMANHLPVMILAIVIAVMVMMLASKSISCFIDKHPTLKMLALSFLILVGVALLGEGLDLHIPKGYIYFAMAFSVMVEMLNLKVRERNVQTVKAHTKNN